One genomic region from Salvia hispanica cultivar TCC Black 2014 chromosome 2, UniMelb_Shisp_WGS_1.0, whole genome shotgun sequence encodes:
- the LOC125204214 gene encoding uncharacterized protein At5g49945: MAIRSSSSLLKSPLSLLLPRGDAFLYLFALLSIFSLLLHHLTPAAAAQPHFEGFDADEDDDFALGEPKSEDFIRSSPPPITLSTSTPESHHGPPETEIQSPPSDQNQNQNQNPKPASFDYWDEDEFEGIPPTEPITETAAAAAAAASSQSDPVPGSEDSVNDLNSDAKVPRKITSFTVEIACVSFLIVFAINYFTGKKENENLALAWASKFATKDSIFDKNFSLLGVGETDDSPLLLQEGKSVFKFYASGRRYCSGLLATMELKSRHDLISRLYNMVVPCKDEITFEVYMNDDSMDQVVFALARKKMAKTMHKELRDLQRFAGLVNPPNGRKWVADELQVVSESKEVATDLITDAVLDQVFGDKAFEKFGKGFISMHFSDQQPGSSKKMLMFKFALPDENNMADMTRLVALVPYYIDLIGRYKLSSHARSKTEAARAKVAQELYKELQYARQDALQKKKAEQRKKLEEAEAKLSAEALRKKEAKDRSRQMKKAMPKMKMTKAH, translated from the exons ATGGCGATTAGATCTTCGTCTTCACTCCTCAaatcccctctctctctccttctccCACGAGGCGACGCTTTCCTCTACCTCTTCGCCCTCCTCTccatcttctctctcctcctccaccacctcactcccgccgccgccgctcaACCCCACTTTGAAGGATTCGACGCCGATGAAGACGACGATTTCGCCCTCGGGGAACCCAAATCCGAGGACTTCATCCGCTCCTCTCCTCCTCCGATTACTCTCTCCACCTCCACCCCTGAGTCCCACCACGGCCCTCCCGAGACCGAGATTCAATCCCCGCCGTCcgatcaaaatcaaaatcaaaatcaaaaccctaagCCCGCGTCGTTTGACTACTGGGATGAAGACGAATTCGAAGGAATCCCTCCGACTGAACCTATCACTGAaactgctgctgctgctgctgctgctgcttccTCTCAATCGGATCCGGTCCCGGGCTCCGAGGATTCGGTTAATGATCTGAACTCGGATGCGAAGGTTCCTAGGAAGATTACCTCGTTTACCGTTGAGATTGCGTGCGTTTCATTCCTAATCGTGTTTGCCATCAACTATTTCACTGGGAAAAAGGAGAATGAGAATCTGGCTTTGGCTTGGGCTAGCAAATTCGCGACCAAGGACTCGATCTTCGACAAGAATTTCAGCCTATTGGGAGTCGGAGAGACCGACGACTCGCCGCTGCTGTTGCAGGAAGGGAAGAGTGTGTTCAAGTTCTACGCGAGTGGTAGGAGGTATTGCTCGGGATTGCTGGCGACGATGGAGCTCAAGAGCCGGCACGATTTGATTTCGCGGCTGTACAACATGGTGGTGCCCTGCAAGGATGAGATCACGTTTGAGGTTTACATGAATGATGACTCGATGGATCAGGTGGTTTTTGCTTTGGCCAGGAAGAAGATGGCCAAGACGATGCACAAGGAGCTGAGGGATCTGCAGAGGTTCGCTGGGCTAGTCAATCCCCCGAATGGGAGGAAATGGGTGGCGGATGAGCTGCAGGTGGTTTCAGAGTCCAAGGAGGTTGCTACCGATTTGATCACTGATGCTGTGCTTGATCAG GTTTTTGGCGACAAagcttttgaaaaatttggaAAGGGTTTTATCTCAATGCATTTCTCGGATCAACAGCCAGGGTCAAGCAAAAAGATGCTCATGTTTAAGTTTGCTCTCCCTGATGAGAATAACATGGCTGATATGACTCGTTTGGTTGCTCTTGTACCTTACTATATTGACCTGATTGGACGATACAAGCTCAGTTCACAT GCTCGATCGAAAACAGAAGCAGCCAGAGCAAAGGTTGCTCAGGAGCTGTACAAAGAACTTCAGTATGCGAGACAAGATGCTTTGCAGAAGAAGAAGGCCGAGCAGAGAAAGAAGTTGGAGGAGGCTGAGGCGAAGCTGAGTGCTGAGGCTCTTCGCAAGAAGGAAGCTAAAGACCGTTCTCGCCAAATGAAGAAGGCCATGCCGAAAATGAAGATGACCAAGGCTCATTAG